The segment ACTTCATGTTTTTTATctaagaaaatacatttgaagAACATAATGTGTGTGTAATATTCACATATTTCTACTTCTTTCAAGTGCCCCCAGCTTTTCCTTAGCTTCTCTGAGgctgaaaataatgcaaatagtttaaaaaataaaataattactatcGCCTATATAATGGTCTTACGATTTGTTACAAATTTCACTCTGCAACAAGGATGATTTGTGGCGCTCTTCAAGCAACTGTGTCAAAATGTTGATCTTTGTGTCgcagtcatttttaaaagttgagtatttttcatttaatgatTGTATCTTTTGGTCACTTAGCTTATGCAGCGCATTTTCATACCTaagatgaaatatttcactttaaacgaaaaataattttaacttctttACCTGTCAAAGTAGCTTGAAACAGTAAGAGCATCGCAATTATTGTTCTCGGTAGCATTGTTGGAGAGCAGCTTTGTTTGATCCACTTTTTGATCAGCACCGCAAACAACAGACACCAGTAGGAGGATGGATATTATTACTTCACTCTCTGATTTCATGGCTTAATGAAGAGAGCTTGAAAAGAGCTGAACCGATATCAACTACTGAAACGTATGATGCGCGAGCATAAACAGCATTTTTGGCTCCTTCTCGGTGTCAATGCACTGAGATAACCTTTTTTAGTAGAGTCCTATGTGTCTATAAGAAGGCTGCGCAGTATATCTGTCTGATTgtacaaaacatattttggcAAATGGGACCTTTTTTGCCTTCTTGTGATAATACATTTGTTCAATTAGCGGTCTGACAAATTTTTAGCCAtagattttaataaagttggtgagcaattaaaaataaacacaaatatatttttaaaaaggaagttTGCAATATTGCAGTTCCTAATTAAATCccccaaacaatttttactaataatAAAACCCGTATAGTGGAGATTATAGGAGTCTAtcttttagaataaatttttttgatttttccttacCTTAAATTAGAACCATCATTTCTCTTGAAGTTCTCAATGAATTTAACTGGTAcatcataataaataaagcatAGCGGCAAGCTCAGCTTTTGGCCTTGACACTGACGACACACGTCGATGGCCACAAAGTTATAGCTGGAATCACGCATTGCGTAAATTGCGAGAAGTGAGCTTTTGTTGCGACTCCAATGTTCGGGAGAGCAGGCTATATACGAAGCTAGATTTTGGTAGTGTTGTGACTGAAGGAGATAACCAAAAGGTATTCAGTCCAATGCAAATCCGCGTCGTGCCGACGGACCAACGAATCGATGTGTGGAGCGAACCTCGCAGAGTAGTCGCTAACAATGAGGCAGCACCTTCGTGATACTCAAGACTGGTCAAGCGATTTAATCACGCACACTCTCAGGTTATCGATTTAACTTAATCATCGCCATTTGGCCTTGAGTTGCAGTTGATATAtgtaacacattttttatcacaTACACACGCAAAACGCGGTCATGATTGTTTTGTATATTTCATTATGCGTTATTGGAACTAAATATATTATCCTAAATATATATGCAAGGAAATAAGTTAGATTAATTAAAGCGTGTGCAAGCTGAAGATGTTTGATATACATGGAGATGGAAcgtatataaatttataaatttaatcgtATATTTTCCGTGCGTTAACATTATTGCGGTAGAGGGACGCGTGGTCAAAGACGCGCCGCATATAAAggtaataatattaaatttaagggCGTGCACGGGACCAGCCCGGTTTGCCTGATTTGGCACTGACGAAAGGGTAACTAAATTTTGTGCTACCCTTATTTTACGACGTTAAGTAAGTAAAGATCCCGCGTTTAAGAAGTGAATTGTAAATACGCCAATTTTGCCAACACAACGCTAGTTGCATAACCACAAAGTGATAATTCTTACCCACATTACATTTCCAAAGTTGTAATAAGTTGAGTCTATAAAACAAAGAGAATTATAAAGAATCACCAAAAGTTCATCTCTTAACAAAACTTTAAAcctaatcaatttatttcattatccATTTTGATGTGTTGTTGGCAGCACTGTCGTGCGTCACACAATCAGCACACAACTCGCaactcaaaacaaaaatcacattttagcAAATCAAAAACACAAAGGACCCATAGGACAATTTCAGGAACCTAGCAGATTTCGGAATTTCACATTCATCGCTagacaaacaaaaatggaagATGACAATGAACCGTCAGAATTAGGAACAAAGGAATAGTAAGTAtcatacataaaaatatattcaatttatataataatatgtatgtatgtatctaCAATATTATCTACCCCCGTGCCATCATTTCGTTCATGCTAATAAAAGGCAAATAATAACTTTTGTTAAGTGGCCACTAATTGAGTTAACAAAAAGTACGTTGTTGAGTCATGACCACAAGAAGTGTAATGTATTTTTcctataataatattaataatacgTTTGCAAGATTATAATGCACATTTTATAGCTGGGACAAAACGTATCAGTTGGAAATGAGCAATTTCCAGTCCCATGGCGATGTTGGTGAAGAATGGTTTGGAGAAGACTGTGCAACCCGAGTTGTTAGGTTagtatgaaatttattttagtcacagaggacaaaaaattcaaatattatgaTCTTACAATTCCAGGTGGTTGAACTCATGCGATGAGTTAAACAAGAGCTCCAAAATTATAGACATTGGATGTGGAAATGGAATGCTTCTTTCTTTTATGGtagaaatttattcttttactTGTCATATTTCTTTTACTGATATTTCTTCATTTCGGTGTAGGCTGAGGAGGAGTATGAGAATTTACTCGGAGTAGACTACAGTCCTCAGGCTGTTGAGCTCGCTGTTGCGGTTGCGAAAAAAATGGCCCACAACATCACTTTCAAGGTATGTACGCTGTCCCATAAAATTTACAGGCCAAGGAGTGCTATGATAGATTTTGTGTTTTCAGGTGTGGGACATCATAAGCTCTGAGCAGTGCCCAGGAGATATACCCTTTGACGTGGCATTGGACAAAGGCACCTACGATGCTATAGGTTTAAGTAAGAATGGAGCCGAGGACAGAAAAACGTACATCAAGAACACGCACTCGATTTTGAAGCCTGGAGGACTATTGATAATCACCTCATGTAACTACAGCGAGGATGAATTGGTTGAACAATTTTCAGAGAGTAATATTCAGCACAGCACGTTGttctctattttaattttaattattttagatttcaagAAAGTTTCTAGGATTCCTGCtccaacatttaaatttggaggTCGTGAAGGAAGTCTCATCTCATCGATCATCCTACGCAGTGTTTaaggattttcaatttaacccCATGatatttaatcataattttgcaatgtttacaaataaaaaataaacaaatcctCGATGGTTCAAACCATTAAAGCATACATTAGTTTgtaatatcaatattttaccttgtaaattcattaaaaaaaatttatgtagcGTTGGATCTTGGGAGCCAAACATGATGAGGTAGCAAGCTGTTTTATCATCAATCAACTATATTTTTCAAGACCATAAAGCCAAAGTTATGTACTAGTGAAACTGCAAAgcacatatatttatttattaacataTTCGTTAACGTTTTTACCGCGGCACAAATAAAACTTAGTTTTACTGTGAAAAAAGCGGTCATTGAAAAAGTGACTCGGAGATCTCCTAATGAATGTTACATAAAGTGGCTTCACGTTTactaaaaggaaataataaaataaatgtcagcttgttttccttgtttgttttacctaaaaaaatattaccttCATAactaaaatagtaaaattttctaCATTTCGTTATTCACTTATTTTTTAGGAGTGGTTTCACAATCGTTTTATGCTGGGTTGGGAGTGCCATTATCAGATTTTATCTGATGAAAGTCcctcaatatttcattttccatttccGACCTGCTTCCCGCGGAGAGAGAACAAAAGCGCGAGGTTGGCATCTGCGCAAATGGGCCAGCACGCCGCGATGCGCTGCCAACAAAAACACAACAAcatagaaaatgaaaagatggCAGACGAAAATGAGTGCGATAAAGAAGCTGCTGAGAATATACTGATTTTTGAGTCAAAAACTAGGGCGACAGCTCAGAGGCCGAAGCCCAACCTTTTGCACTGCCTGGCAAATCGACAGGTGAGCCAATTTTTTCCGACACTCTTGAATAAGAGGATTAAAACACCTCTTGAAACTTCTGCCAAGTTCGACGCCTCTTTTCGACTTGCATTCGTCAATTTGAAAATCGTGTTACgcgattaaaaaatacaacgtTTTTTATGATGAGTTTGTCTCTTGCAGATTTATGGCAGTCATGTGGTGAATTACCGAGCTTCGCTGTCTTCCGTCAACTCTAAACCTTTACCTGACTCGTATTTTCTGTTCCAACTTGAGGACATTTTCCCTGCGTCTGCCTTATTGAAAGGGTATGAACCTCGGTTAACTGAATGATCGTTtcctaagaaaaaaatattgaaatggaaaatagtTCAACGGCATCACTGTCGTTTGTACATATACGAATTTGTGTTTTCATAGTGACAGGCTAATTACAAACTTGCTGTcaagaatgattttttttaaatatttttatttttgaacatttattgtaaatataaaatttacttctgAGTCttggaatataaattatttatatacatttttacttAACAAAGCTGTCATTAGACTGACACAAAATATCACAATATTACTTACTAAGTTTTGCCATAAACACACTGTTTCTTAAGAGTCATTATCAAAActccatttaaatattttgacaatttatatattttccacTACATAAATACAACCTCTTAACTTGCTTAGGCTTTGATGCAGtgaatgtaattaattttgaatttacagCCATATTGTGCTTGGATTTTCAAGATGTGGTCAGTTCCTGTTAACATACACAATCAACTCTTACGAGTCGTCTGGCATCAATTTCACTTATAACTACACATTGCACTGGTGGGCGTGCATCCCCCGATGCATGGCCAGAAGGGTCGCAGAGGTTACCCTCTTCAAGAACCAAGGCGTCGAAGAGAACCTGTACATCTCACTATGTCAGTGGCCCAACGACAACAGCAAAATGCTTATCTACGGGACAACGTAAGAGTTAAATTGAGCGGGATCTCAAGTTCAATATTATTCACCAAAGTGTGAATTTGGCGTGTCTACAtcctataaattttatttactttggaTCAACGTTGAAACTTTTTCCCAGtcaatgaaacaaataatatttcatttttttaattttagggaCCCAACAAATACAACTACAACACAGACCAAGCCTTTTTATGTAACTGTGACCATGGTTCCTTCGCTGCATAACTGCCAAGATTGCCAAAAGGTGGCTGCAACCTTTGATGTGGAAGGTACTTGTGCCaacttgtattttttaaccacttgatatttttaagatgGTACCAAACttgttaaattaacaaaacatttaaatcttATTTCAAGCAACCTTTTCATAGCATTTTGATGAACAAGTAATTTTAAGAGCAAACTTATGAAATTAGTTATGTAAGAAAATGTCACATATTATAGTGGCATAAAAAATCTTGGTTAACTTGCTCGTAGACCTCGCCGCAAACTGGGACAGCTGCGTGCGCTTCAGCTGTCTGCGGCATGGTGCCACGGTGCACTCAACCTGCGACATTGTGGCACCATACCCAACCTTTGAGCCGACCATCTGCATGAAGTTGGACGGCACAGCTGTGATCAACACGGGCAACTTCCTGCACGTGCTCAAGGTGGAGCTGGAGAACTCGAGAGTGTTGAGGGATGAGTCTGACGAATGCGTCGCGTGTGGCCTGCTTGCTTCCAGCCAAGATGACCTTGAGGTCAAGCAGTCGCCGCTGATGCTCAAAAGTCCTCCTTACGCAGCAAGTAGTGAGGAGGGCGATGAAACTGAGTCGTGGAGACGCAGGCACTTAGAGTCAGAGAGCGAAGACTCGCACCTTAGCTCAGACCACAACTCATTATGCCAAcaggtaaatatttaactgttccttgTTACTTCTACTAACTGCTTGCCAATGCCAATATTTAACTGGAGGCTAAAAATGAACGCTTAAGTTTGAAAAAGGGAAAGTGAGGGGGTTGGCGGATTATGTAATTTATGGCTGCCTGTGAAGTAAGCACCAAAGATGCAAGCTTACTTTTTACACATTAAAGATGCCCATTAAACAAAACCAAACTGGTTTCGTTCAGTGATTAGAGTGCTGTTTGTTGAAATACCAAGGCAAGATGATGATAGTAGAAAGTTGACTGCATGACTGCTGGAATCAGGGCGTTTTTAGTTTGAAGGggaaatttagttttagaaattgaaattaccctaaaatattcaagttgGTTTAGTTGTTGTAAAATTATACCCTGTTAGTATTATGCGATTCAACTATTGATTGCTGAGTTTGggtttcattttcctttttaatgatattaaaaatcgtgGGGAATGCAGAAGCACTGTAACTCGCTGCTTGCTTGTTTGCGTCTTTCCTTCATGCGTTAATTAATCTACAGGTGAAGCATTTCAATCAAGGACCTGAAAGACCCTAATGCTTCACATGGCTATGTTCCTTTGCAGCCTGTTAAGTCCcttgaaattgtttgtttaataataaGGCACAAATGACTTGTTTCCTAAACCCAACAATCATagttttcatcaatttaaatacatacaaCATAGCtcaagctcaaaattttactgGCCAGAAAGTTGATTTTCCGTTTGTGTCTTTTCAGAATTCAAATGAAACTATTTTCAACAAACCGCAGGCTGCCCAGCGCAGCAAGCAACAGTTAGAGGAGGCAGAGAAGGCGTACGAGTTCATTGAAGAAAACCCACCCGAGATCAAACTTAGCGTGTATCGGATGAGGCGGCTTGCGGACAAAAAGTACGAGTTCTGCGCCGATGAGGAGGAGTCTGAGAACATAACCCCATACCGGCAGGCGAAACTGGACTCGCCTAGCAAGACTGATTGTAGAAATAGGAACCTGCCTCAGCAGGCAACCATGCAGGAGCTCTACATTTACACTTCGCCACCGTTCTCACCAGCGGATAGTGACGACAGCAGCAAAGTACTCAGGCCGCTCAACTCCAATCTACCATACTTTGACAACAAGAACAGTCCTAAATCTTTTGTGATGGCTGAGCTGGCGTCGCCAGGCAACAACCGCGGTAGAAAAGAAGCCTCATGTGGACCAACCATTGAGAGGAAACCTgtgagttattatttttattgaaaactgcGGAATATTTGAATCATGTCAAGTACAACCGTCCCCACattgtataaatttttcccCCCATCAAACTAAGGATAACATAACGCACATGTTTATTTTGCCtttgatttgcataatttacatTAACCTTTTACTCTCGTTTTATGATTGTGCTGGATTGTTCATGCAAAGTATGATATTCTAGTGGAACTCTATGAATTGTTAACATTcaaatgagaaattaaaattaaaaactatgcTTTAAATATTAGGAATTTGTGGAATGTatcatttacaaattaatagtGTTAGGTTGAATCAAAAACTCTTTTTATGAAAACTTATGCTTTGCTTTATAGTTCAAGTATCTGGTAAAACTGCAAAGGCGCTACTTTGAGGTGGATGATGAAATGATCTCAGTAATAACAGATATAGAAGGTATTTCAAGTTATTTCTCTCCAATGCAGCATACACTAAGCAAGAGCATTTTCAGATGATGACATGAGTGGGTTGACAGGGTATCACTCAGCTTTGCCACTTGAGGTGCACGGTTCTGGTTATGCTCAAATGCAAATGGTCTCTAATTCTAAAGCAGAAAAACTTGTAAGTTTTTGTTGCAActtattctatttaaaaaaaaatcatgcttcTTTGGTGCAGAAATTCTCTTGTGTGCTTGTGCGGCAGATCAGCTTTGATATTGAGCAGTTTTGCCACGAAGTTGCCCAGGTCCTGTGTGCCGACGCGGGCATGCAATACTGGTTCTGCAGTGACTATGATGTAGAAATTGTAGATGTAAGTGGCTTGAATTCCGACTGAGCATCACCTGAATAAACCCCAATTACAGATGTGCCCAAACTCAGGAGATTTGTTAGTCATTGCCTTCATACTTTTGCAAGCAAGCAAGAAATGTGCGGCTAAGAACGCCAGGTAAGGAAAAGTCTGACTCTTCTTGAGTACTTGTAGTGTTGTAAtgttaaacttaattttcaggCAGGCGAGTCTGAGCAGGCGAACTTACCAAGCGAGTTTTCTCTTCTCGTGGAATATTGAGACTGGTCGATATAGTGTGACAAGGACTTCTGCCCTGAAGGAGGCTGATTCTCTGGTTGGGACGCAATGGCACCCGGCTCGCATGGAGCGCGACCTCATGAGGGCCTCTTTCCCACCCATCATGACACATCCCAAAATTAGGGAATTAACTAACCTCAGTGTCCTCCAAGGTAAACATTCTTCATCTGGAtagtatattaattttgaatctgattaaattattattaagagCTCCAAATGAGAGAAAGCTTCCTTCCTTCTAAGCGTAATATTAATATGGTTTTTGctaaggaaagaaaaatacccATTTAGAGAGATACTGTTTCACATTGCAGTAGGGAATTCGCTGTTTGATTTCATTGTGCTCTGATATTGATAAATTCAAGACGTTTAGATGCCTGACAACAATTGTGTTGTGACTTTCAGCCTCTCCATCCCTTCATTGAGATTAATATCTTTATCATTCATGTCcatgaaaaatctttttgcttttatttacttgctctgaatgaaaaaatgtaaaaatttcaggtgAGTCTCTTCCTGCTCTGCTGGACACTGAGAACCACATAGCCATCAGACTGCATGATTAGTGATAGCATTGGCGccagaaaattattgcattttcagcTTGCAGTAGTATTTCAGAATGCCCAATCATGTATTTTGCCCATTCCAAATAATGTTGACTAATGCTCATGATTTTCCTCCATAAGACTTACAAAAGGATCTTGAATGGATTTGTCACAACTGATGATAATTTAACTTATTGCTATTTAAGTTCAATTTCAGCAATAGAAATTTGCAAGTGCATTTTATTAAACccattttgtgattttaaaccACCTCCCCTCCCCCAACTTATGTTTAACTACTTCAGTTTGTGTATTCCCTTTTGGAACGCTTTCGTTTGTAAATAATGTATTGATACCTGCACTGTATGTGTCTCAAATGCTAGCAATATTGtctaagcatttttttatttcaatagatATCTTCTTATCTGAGCAattgagtgaaattttaaatatgtgaaGAATTATAAAACTTTCAACTGTGTTATCACGAAGTTGTGCTTTAAACAAATGTAACATATGAGATAATTCATATTGAATGAGGAAAGGAAAGACACAGTGAGTGTGgaatttaaatcgatttactgcgtgaattatttttatgtcatCACAAATCGGCAATAAAGTTAATGCGATATTGAATTCATAATCACTTCACTTATTACATTTATATGttttatgataataatttgcaCCCGTTAATAGAAGATGCTAATTAGAAACAGATGAATGATGAAGGCTATAATGTTGTCAGTCCAAGtaaaaagctaattaaatatattattctgTATTCTATCACTATAGATTATCCGAATTCAGAtcaatataattgaaaaattcatatttttagccTCTTGGAGCTTTTGATCTTCAATTCAGCATGATTCTGGTTGAACttaagctaaaaatttccaacatttaatttgtgtaaaGCGTGCACGAATTAAGTAGCAAATAAACAATTGCGGGATATcatcaaatgataaaaataggTAATCTGGGCTTTAATTAATGGCAAAAGCTAAGCcattataatttcaaacagCTTTTTCATCGCGAGCTGTTTTCTTGTTCTTGAACGAGTTGAACGAAATACAGATCGAAAGGATGTTGATATGTTGGGAAAATTGGTCGCAAACTCATCTCGCTGCAGCACTAgggcaataataaatttgaaccacAGCTTGTGTGGAAATAAGCACTCATCGTCGGACTACTCTTCAACCACAGGAACTGCTCACGCACTATTGATATGAATAGAGACAGGCCGAACCGTTTATTGTATATGGCAGTTAGATTTAATTGATGCCCGCGCAGTTCCGTCTGCTACCCAAAGATGACGAAGCGGTCCAACTCCTCTTTGAAATGTACCTCCTAATTACTACAATCTGTCATTAATAGCAGCGGAATTTAATCTCGATTTCACATTGAAGCGAACTTCAGATGTCAAAGAAGAAAGTTTTGACGTTTTGAATAGACCTGCCTTGGCTGGCTTTATTTAAGCGTAACTCAAATCTACAACtacaaactttaaattttcaacccccGGGATTtagctttaaaattacaatttgaatCATGATAACagtttacaaattaaattgaaattgcggTGCAACACCCTTTTGTGTGAATTAACAATCAAttccattttcatttaaaatttatgcttttaGCGGAGCGGAGCTGTTGTTTATGAGGGGATGAAGTGTATTCATAAATTATTCGGAATCATGGAAGGAGGCTACTGTGACATGTAAATTATGCAAGGAGCTGTTCAGAGTGTTTGGGACGCTTTGTCAAGGACACACAATTGTTGGCCTCTGCAATACTGTCTGTGCTTATGGATGTGTTGACTTATACATTTATAATGGCTATAAATTGGCATTAATTGACCtatgctttatttatttaaatcaaatgtttCCATTTTCGTTTATTGCAGAGAGTatcgttaaaaaattgaaaatcaccaaaataaacgaaataCAAACCACTGCAGGTATAATTGCGGtaattttagtgaaaattcaattagcgTTTCCCGTTATTCGATTAAATGGATTTCTGGGGCTGAGAATCTTTGTCATTGTAATAACTTCCTAAAATAAAGCTTCATTCTGATCTGACGATCTGGGCGAAAAGCAGCcatcccccccccccccaaaaaaaacCTATTTAGGCATCCGCACACACgcatatttgcattttacgcGCAGCGCAGTTTCATGAAAAACTCGTGTATACACACTCATCTCGTTAGCGGTGACAGCTTGTCTTCCATACTGGCCTTTATACTGCGCTGATTCTTGTTCGTAAAAAAGTATCGAATGAATTGCTGTCACAAGCAGcttattatttgtcttttcCCTTACGTCATCCGCAGTGTTGAGTGCAATCGAGTTTTGTGTGCTTGATTGTTTACATGTGGTGGAAGAGCCTTCATCCTTCCCGGTATATGTGGTCCCCCATACGAACTATATCAGTTATATCCAGTGGATGATCATTTCATGCAAAATACAAATCAAAAACCTTTGAGGTACcgattgaaaaagaaaaaaaaatgatatttaatttgcacacCATGTGGGACGTTCGGAAaagtattcaaaattaaatcattacaagtttaaaatttaaaattagttttctttGCAGATCAGAGTATTGCAGGTTTATCATACAATTACAGTGGCCCATATTGTGATtggtttgatttattaaataacaaatatgaACCCCAAAATTTCGATAATTCATAATCTCGCATTGTTGAGTGCATGCTTTGAGTGCACTTTTGCTATGTGCGAATCCGAGCGATGTTTTGGGTCGATTGCGGGCAGATTGGAGTctgcatttgattttcttgcaTTGCTATGTCGAGTTCATTCGGATTTGGGATTTTTGCGAACGCTTTctgactcgctacttgctatTTTGAACCTTTCCAGCACGCTTGAATTGATAttacgggacgaatgtctaccgtttcaataaaaagacccCGGTGTGGGGGCACGAAcacgagctggtccttttctggacaaGGCTTCCTCCTATATAAGGCTCCCATTTTAGTCGTTCACGATGTTATTGGGAAACacagttttcgcgagttgctCGCTGTATTAGAGGTCACACATCTCAAAAGAATTGAACctataaaaaatcagattgTTCCAATAGTGATATTTTACTGACACTgacaaatataatattcacGATAAAATACTGCCTTTGGCTAAATTGCTCCTGGAACGATAAGTTTGAGGTAAACGAAACGTTAATAGTGAAAATAGcgttgataattaaaatattacaacatGAATTCGTTATATTCATAAAAGGATAGGAGACAAACGAACTAAATCCGCGGCTGCTTTTATCCAACAAGCGCGCTGGCGCGACCTACATCTATTCATGCAGAAAACTAGCCTTCTCTAAACCGCATTgtgctgcgtgtgtgtgcaagAGACTATTCGGCTGAGGGAAAGAGACAACAGCGGGAAAATGCCAAAGGAAAGCGGCTGGCTTATTAGAATATTAAATCGCCTGGTTGAGAATCATTTATTCAACGTGTGTACTATGTCTCTCGCACAATGTTCAGGCTTGCGCCTTAATTGGATCGGTCAAGGCCAAACGCACTGACGCCGAGAGCCCTTATTAATTTGTTGAGAatctatttatattaaatgtcAGCAGAATTTTCAACAGATTATTGAGATCTATAGTTTATCTAAATATATCAATGAAAATATCGACTCACATTTCACCAATTTAAGTGCCGAAACTATTTCTGTCTAGTGAGAGAGCACGTTTGAGATAATTTCCCCTTTGTGAAATGGTTCCCTTTTGGCCAGCCACCTTGGTTAAGATCCATATTTTGTTGATATTCCttattaaaacagttttttcattttgagaaataaataaaaatttttatgaatttaatattcactcACTCAAAATATTCCGCACtctcacaaaattttaaaaattttgcattgaaaatacTCCAAAATATAAAGTTAATAGAAAtgagaattaataatttgataattacTCATGTGAGAGCCgttttattgatatttattcTCTCTGCAGCTCACTCACACTTGTTTGCTCTCCAGCTCGTTTGACAGATTTGCAGACTAAACCTGACCTAGAACCCTTTTTCCGCCGACGCCACCGGGTGTTTGATTTGGCTAATGCCGGCGGAGCAGGAGCTGGTTTCAGTAGGCAACCGGCGCGTCGTCATTGCCGTGCGGACAGTCTAACTCGGATTTCACAGGGGATTTGGCCCGGCGGCAGCACGAGCGCGGCAGGAGCATAGGGCGCGATAGTTTGGCCCTGGGAGAGCCAtggagaaatataaaataaataagtgcGCCTCGGCCCGGCGGCGGCCGGATCGGATAAATTGGAAACGAAGGACAGCTTGATCACGTTTCGTTTACGGAGGGATGGCAACAGGGTGCCCTCGGCGCTTTGCGGAGGTGAAGCAACCAGCGGACCTCTCGGATTCAAGGCTTTAATCTGGCGCATCCACCGTCGGATTGGTCATTTAACCATCCATTAAGCTGCTGACCCTCGAAATAATGGCATTCGCCGCGCTTTGGTGCAgccagacacacacacaaactcaTTTGCAGCGCGAACCTGGAGCAGGAAAATGCATTAGCGACTGAATTCACCGTTAACGTCCAAATGGATCTCTCCGcgcaaaatattgatatatatttaGGGATAATGGTTGAAATAATGAAGACCGATAAAATTATAtgaagaattttattgatgaCATGGTTTTCAGTAGAAATCCAATCCAACTCTAATCAAATACcaga is part of the Cloeon dipterum chromosome 1, ieCloDipt1.1, whole genome shotgun sequence genome and harbors:
- the LOC135934449 gene encoding EEF1A lysine methyltransferase 2; translation: MEDDNEPSELGTKEYWDKTYQLEMSNFQSHGDVGEEWFGEDCATRVVRWLNSCDELNKSSKIIDIGCGNGMLLSFMAEEEYENLLGVDYSPQAVELAVAVAKKMAHNITFKVWDIISSEQCPGDIPFDVALDKGTYDAIGLSKNGAEDRKTYIKNTHSILKPGGLLIITSCNYSEDELVEQFSENFKKVSRIPAPTFKFGGREGSLISSIILRSV
- the LOC135947792 gene encoding DDB1- and CUL4-associated factor 15; the protein is MGQHAAMRCQQKHNNIENEKMADENECDKEAAENILIFESKTRATAQRPKPNLLHCLANRQIYGSHVVNYRASLSSVNSKPLPDSYFLFQLEDIFPASALLKGHIVLGFSRCGQFLLTYTINSYESSGINFTYNYTLHWWACIPRCMARRVAEVTLFKNQGVEENLYISLCQWPNDNSKMLIYGTTDPTNTTTTQTKPFYVTVTMVPSLHNCQDCQKVAATFDVEDLAANWDSCVRFSCLRHGATVHSTCDIVAPYPTFEPTICMKLDGTAVINTGNFLHVLKVELENSRVLRDESDECVACGLLASSQDDLEVKQSPLMLKSPPYAASSEEGDETESWRRRHLESESEDSHLSSDHNSLCQQNSNETIFNKPQAAQRSKQQLEEAEKAYEFIEENPPEIKLSVYRMRRLADKKYEFCADEEESENITPYRQAKLDSPSKTDCRNRNLPQQATMQELYIYTSPPFSPADSDDSSKVLRPLNSNLPYFDNKNSPKSFVMAELASPGNNRGRKEASCGPTIERKPFKYLVKLQRRYFEVDDEMISVITDIEDDDMSGLTGYHSALPLEVHGSGYAQMQMVSNSKAEKLKFSCVLVRQISFDIEQFCHEVAQVLCADAGMQYWFCSDYDVEIVDMCPNSGDLLVIAFILLQASKKCAAKNARQASLSRRTYQASFLFSWNIETGRYSVTRTSALKEADSLVGTQWHPARMERDLMRASFPPIMTHPKIRELTNLSVLQGESLPALLDTENHIAIRLHD